In the Nicotiana tabacum cultivar K326 chromosome 16, ASM71507v2, whole genome shotgun sequence genome, one interval contains:
- the LOC107798044 gene encoding uncharacterized protein LOC107798044, with protein MLDWLEFFPFALWNLWINRNNKNFNNDKQDLSLSLVITRAQEFKLLTYNHSSPTNKKSIKVKWHKPRQGVYKFNTDGAYKGNDKIGGLDGIIRNSTGDWIVGFQEHTHVLNHTYAELLALKQGLQLAHERKLKPLEVETDSVEVVNAPARDPEHQAQFSLSKFSSPSLGNRKYQACLFQHSSET; from the exons ATGTTAGATTGGCTAGAATTTTTTCCGTTTGCACTTTGGAACCTGTGGATCAATAGAAACAATAAAAACTTTAACAATGACAAACAAGATCTCTCCCTAAGCCTAGTTATTACCCGTGCACAAGAATTTAAGCTCCTTACCTACAATCACTCTAGCCCGACCAACAAAAAGAGCATAAAGGTTAAATGGCATAAGCCAAGGCAAGGTGTTTATAAATTTAATACAGATGGAGCTTATAAAGGCAATGATAAGATTGGTGGTTTGGATGGTATCATCCGAAATTCCACCGGAGATTGGATTGTTGGTTTCCAGGAACATACTCATGTGCTTAATCATACTTACGCCGAACTTCTTGCTTTAAAGCAAGGACTGCAGCTTGCCCATGAAAGAAAATTGAAGCCGCTAGAGGTGGAAACAGACTCGGTGGAA GTGGTTAACGCTCCAGCTAGAGATCCAGAACATCAGGCACAGTTTTCGCTAAGCAAATTTAGTAGCCCATCTCTTGGCAACAGAAAGTACCAAGCTTGCCTATTTCAGCACTCAAGTGAAACTTGA